The Microbacterium sp. SORGH_AS_0862 genome has a segment encoding these proteins:
- a CDS encoding MinD/ParA family protein, which translates to MPDRDDQMTGHDDDILDQPVRVDAAGIDILGTQTAQVAVTLPVADDDDGLDDDVVADETVLAAEPVVIATLEDTGEFSPVRTSDLDVHDAEIEPPAAEEPPAAVVRAPATATPTPPSTRVRVPVATTEPVAPAAPAAPATAAPTGATRSEPTPVAADATPAPVTLAARRVDQEESKRESADLLTADRLLETDRLPKREPEGAWPNLVYTLSGGRVRLGDSRRSRERRALDERIAAPLDGGARFVAVLSRKGGVGKTTVTALLGMALADARDDRVIALDANPDRGTLAERVGRPSGKTVRDLATHAAPIHGFNEISAIVARDDTRLDVLASDSDPHVSEAFDDADYREVAALAAHYYSIVLTDTGTGIVHSVMDATLEAADALVIVSGLSVDEARLASETLTWLETNGYTALARSAVVVLNASRPGAPLVRLDELEEHFRSRVRQVVRVPYDARIATGSAISFRDLQPATRAAARQLAAVAVEGLRVAAAS; encoded by the coding sequence ATGCCTGATCGTGACGATCAGATGACCGGCCACGACGACGACATCCTGGACCAACCGGTCCGCGTCGACGCGGCCGGCATCGACATTCTCGGAACCCAGACCGCGCAGGTCGCGGTGACTCTGCCGGTCGCCGATGACGACGACGGACTCGACGACGACGTCGTCGCCGACGAGACGGTCCTCGCGGCCGAGCCCGTCGTCATCGCCACCTTGGAGGACACGGGCGAGTTCTCGCCGGTGCGCACCTCCGACCTCGACGTCCACGACGCGGAGATCGAGCCTCCCGCGGCCGAGGAGCCTCCGGCCGCCGTGGTGCGCGCGCCCGCGACGGCCACGCCGACCCCGCCGAGCACGCGGGTGCGTGTTCCCGTGGCCACGACCGAGCCCGTGGCGCCGGCGGCTCCTGCCGCGCCTGCGACGGCCGCGCCCACGGGCGCGACGCGATCCGAGCCGACACCCGTCGCGGCTGATGCCACCCCCGCCCCCGTCACCCTTGCTGCGCGCCGCGTCGATCAGGAGGAGTCCAAGCGCGAGAGCGCGGACCTGCTGACGGCCGACCGGTTGCTGGAGACCGACCGTCTGCCCAAGCGCGAGCCCGAGGGTGCCTGGCCGAACCTGGTCTACACGCTCAGCGGCGGGCGGGTGCGCCTGGGTGACAGTCGTCGTTCCCGCGAGCGGCGCGCGCTCGACGAACGGATCGCCGCACCCCTCGACGGCGGCGCGCGCTTCGTGGCGGTCCTCTCGCGAAAGGGCGGCGTAGGCAAGACGACGGTGACCGCTCTGCTCGGAATGGCGCTGGCGGACGCCCGCGACGACCGGGTCATCGCGCTGGACGCGAATCCCGACCGCGGAACGCTCGCCGAGCGCGTGGGCCGCCCCAGCGGCAAGACGGTGCGCGATCTCGCCACCCATGCGGCACCGATCCACGGCTTCAACGAGATCTCGGCGATCGTCGCCCGCGACGACACCCGCCTGGATGTGCTCGCCTCCGACAGCGATCCTCACGTGTCCGAGGCGTTCGACGATGCGGACTACCGCGAGGTCGCCGCTCTCGCCGCGCATTACTACTCCATCGTGTTGACCGACACCGGCACGGGCATCGTGCACTCGGTGATGGACGCGACGCTGGAAGCCGCCGACGCGCTCGTCATCGTGTCGGGGCTCAGCGTCGACGAGGCACGACTTGCCTCCGAGACGCTCACCTGGCTGGAGACGAACGGCTACACGGCTCTGGCGCGCTCGGCTGTCGTCGTGCTGAACGCGTCACGTCCCGGGGCGCCGCTGGTGCGCCTGGACGAACTGGAGGAGCACTTCCGCTCGCGCGTGCGTCAGGTCGTGCGGGTGCCCTACGACGCGCGCATCGCCACGGGCAGCGCGATCTCCTTCCGCGACCTCCAGCCTGCGACACGTGCCGCGGCGCGTCAGCTCGCCGCCGTCGCCGTCGAAGGTCTGCGCGTGGCGGCCGCGTCATGA
- a CDS encoding long-chain fatty acid--CoA ligase, with amino-acid sequence MSATVFEVPAIVPADPHANVGDLLVERVRATPDRPLFAVPDGDGWRDITAREFERQVVSLAKGFVSAGVAPGDKVGFLARTTYDWTLVDFALFYAGAVMVPIYETSSPSQIEWILSDSGAVACLVETAEHAARLAEVRDKLPLVRSSWQMFAGDLDTMITAGSAVPDEEIERRRSLAESSDIATLIYTSGSTGRPKGCVLTHGNFVELARNSATSLKEVVNTPGASTVLFITTAHVFARFISILNIHAGVKTGHQPDTKQLLAALGSFKPTFLLAVPRVFEKVYNSAEQKAEAGGKGKIFRAAAQVAIDHSAYLQDGRRIPLGMKIKFALFDKLVYSKLRDAMGGQVRYAVSGSAPLGPRLGHFFHSLGVHILEGYGLTETTAPATVNLATRSKIGTVGPAIPGVGIRLAEDGEIQVRGVNVFKEYWQNPEATAAAFDGDWFKTGDLGSLDDDGYLTITGRKKEIIVTAGGKNVAPAALEDPIRANPIIGQVVVVGDQKPFISALVTLDPEMLPTWLENNGRPKDLTIAQAAHDPAVRAEVQLAIDKANAGVSRAESIRKFVILPTEWTEASGHLTPKLSIKRNVILADFADDVEQLYRAPEETTQNVPLP; translated from the coding sequence ATGAGCGCAACAGTGTTCGAAGTGCCCGCGATCGTCCCCGCCGACCCGCACGCCAACGTGGGCGATCTGCTCGTGGAGCGCGTGCGAGCGACCCCCGACCGCCCGCTGTTCGCCGTCCCCGACGGAGACGGTTGGCGCGACATCACGGCACGGGAGTTCGAGCGCCAGGTCGTCTCGCTCGCGAAGGGCTTCGTCTCGGCGGGTGTGGCCCCCGGCGACAAGGTGGGCTTCCTCGCCCGCACGACCTACGACTGGACCCTGGTCGACTTCGCGCTCTTCTACGCGGGCGCGGTCATGGTGCCGATCTACGAGACGAGCTCACCGAGCCAGATCGAGTGGATCCTGTCCGACTCCGGCGCGGTGGCCTGCCTCGTCGAGACGGCCGAGCACGCGGCCCGTCTTGCCGAGGTGCGCGACAAGCTCCCCCTCGTGCGGTCCTCGTGGCAAATGTTCGCGGGCGACCTGGACACGATGATCACGGCCGGCTCCGCCGTGCCCGACGAGGAGATCGAGCGCCGACGCTCTCTCGCCGAATCCTCCGATATCGCCACGCTCATCTACACATCGGGATCGACAGGCCGGCCGAAGGGATGCGTGCTGACGCACGGCAACTTCGTCGAGCTCGCACGCAACTCCGCGACATCGTTGAAGGAGGTCGTCAACACCCCCGGCGCCTCCACCGTCCTGTTCATCACGACGGCGCACGTGTTCGCGCGTTTCATCTCGATCCTCAACATCCACGCGGGTGTGAAGACGGGCCACCAGCCCGACACGAAGCAGCTGCTGGCCGCTCTCGGTTCCTTCAAACCGACCTTCCTGCTCGCCGTCCCGCGCGTGTTCGAGAAGGTCTACAACTCGGCGGAGCAGAAGGCGGAGGCCGGAGGCAAGGGCAAGATCTTCCGCGCGGCCGCGCAGGTCGCGATCGATCACTCCGCCTATCTGCAGGACGGGCGGCGCATCCCCCTGGGGATGAAGATCAAGTTCGCCCTGTTCGACAAGCTCGTCTACAGCAAGCTGCGCGACGCGATGGGGGGCCAGGTCCGCTACGCCGTCTCGGGTTCCGCGCCCCTCGGTCCGCGCCTCGGCCACTTCTTCCACAGCCTCGGCGTGCACATCCTCGAGGGCTACGGCCTGACCGAGACCACCGCACCCGCCACGGTGAACCTCGCAACACGGTCCAAGATCGGCACCGTCGGTCCCGCGATCCCCGGTGTCGGCATCCGGCTCGCGGAGGACGGCGAGATCCAGGTGCGCGGCGTGAACGTGTTCAAGGAGTACTGGCAGAACCCGGAGGCGACGGCCGCAGCGTTCGACGGCGATTGGTTCAAGACCGGAGACCTCGGTTCGCTCGACGACGACGGCTACCTGACGATCACCGGCCGCAAGAAGGAGATCATCGTCACCGCGGGCGGCAAGAACGTCGCACCCGCCGCGCTCGAGGACCCGATCCGGGCCAACCCGATCATCGGACAGGTCGTCGTCGTGGGCGATCAGAAGCCGTTCATCTCGGCTCTGGTCACCCTCGACCCCGAGATGCTGCCGACCTGGCTGGAGAACAACGGCCGTCCGAAGGATCTGACCATCGCGCAGGCGGCTCATGACCCCGCTGTCCGCGCCGAGGTGCAGCTGGCCATCGACAAGGCGAACGCCGGGGTCTCCCGCGCGGAGTCGATCCGCAAGTTCGTCATCCTGCCCACCGAGTGGACGGAGGCCAGCGGCCACCTCACGCCGAAGCTGTCGATCAAGCGCAACGTGATCCTCGCGGACTTCGCGGACGACGTCGAGCAGCTGTACCGGGCGCCCGAGGAGACCACGCAGAACGTGCCGCTCCCCTGA
- the pknB gene encoding Stk1 family PASTA domain-containing Ser/Thr kinase has protein sequence MSTSQRTDPLIGRLVDGRYRVRSRIARGGMATVYVATDLRLERRVALKVMHGHLSDDTVFQSRFIQEARAAARLADPHVVNVFDQGQDSDMAYLVMEYLPGITLRELMKEQRRIPVPQTITIMDAVLSGLAAAHRAGIVHRDVKPENVLLAEDGRIKIGDFGLARATTANTASGQMLLGTIAYLAPELVTRGSADARSDIYALGILLYEMLTGEQPYKGEQPMQIAYQHATDSVPRPSVKNPAVPEQLDELVLWATERSPDARPLDADQMLQRLREIERELGIAPQVARTLAVGTAVSDDRLDSGELTKALPLGATGPTAVAEDVDNATLLRRRARRRSAKGAWLLTLVVLLAALAGGIGWWFGSGPGSLVAVPALEGQSFEAAQAEIEDRGLRVERADEYSFDVAAGAVIRTEPGGGERVEKDSLVRVVMSQGPQPHDVGALAGMTLDAATAAMQQVRVTVGDPQYVFTDAADGTVVAASVTPAAGGDAIDCSNGCTLHEGDGASFTVSRGPVPDVAGMSVSDATKTLSAVGLTVSGDSASQTSETIDEGRVIGISAREGGGDWRPNDTVQLIISDGPPLFPVPNVVGMTLTEAKKTLEAAGFKAKYAGYWDAAPNVAKVVSQDPTDEDKIRKNANVSLVLSLTG, from the coding sequence CGTGTACGTCGCGACCGATCTGCGCCTGGAACGCCGCGTGGCCCTGAAGGTCATGCACGGCCACCTCAGCGACGACACCGTCTTCCAGAGTCGCTTCATCCAGGAGGCCCGTGCGGCCGCGCGCCTCGCCGACCCGCACGTGGTCAACGTGTTCGACCAGGGTCAGGACAGCGACATGGCGTATCTCGTCATGGAGTATCTGCCGGGCATCACGCTGCGCGAGCTCATGAAGGAGCAGCGCCGGATCCCTGTCCCGCAGACCATCACGATCATGGACGCGGTGCTGTCGGGTCTCGCCGCCGCGCACCGCGCCGGCATCGTGCACCGAGACGTCAAACCTGAGAACGTGCTCCTCGCCGAGGACGGTCGCATCAAGATCGGCGACTTCGGACTCGCCCGCGCCACCACGGCGAACACGGCGAGCGGGCAGATGCTGCTGGGAACCATCGCCTATCTCGCGCCCGAGCTGGTCACGCGCGGCAGTGCCGATGCCCGCAGCGACATCTACGCCCTCGGCATCCTCCTCTACGAGATGCTCACCGGCGAGCAGCCGTACAAGGGCGAGCAGCCCATGCAGATCGCCTACCAGCACGCCACCGATTCGGTTCCCCGCCCGAGTGTGAAGAATCCGGCGGTGCCGGAGCAACTCGACGAGCTGGTGCTGTGGGCGACCGAGCGCTCCCCCGACGCCCGACCACTCGATGCGGATCAGATGCTGCAGCGTCTGCGCGAGATCGAGCGCGAGCTCGGCATCGCGCCGCAGGTCGCGCGCACACTCGCGGTCGGGACCGCCGTGAGTGACGACCGGCTGGACTCCGGAGAGCTGACCAAGGCGCTCCCACTCGGAGCCACCGGCCCCACCGCCGTCGCCGAGGACGTCGACAACGCCACGCTGCTGCGCCGACGTGCACGCCGACGATCCGCCAAGGGTGCGTGGCTGCTGACGCTGGTCGTGCTGCTCGCTGCGCTCGCGGGCGGCATCGGCTGGTGGTTCGGCTCCGGACCCGGCTCGCTCGTCGCCGTGCCCGCGCTGGAGGGGCAGAGCTTCGAAGCCGCGCAAGCCGAGATCGAGGACCGCGGTCTCCGGGTCGAACGCGCGGACGAGTACAGCTTCGACGTGGCCGCGGGCGCCGTGATCCGCACCGAGCCCGGCGGCGGTGAACGCGTCGAGAAGGACTCACTCGTGCGGGTGGTGATGTCCCAGGGGCCGCAGCCGCACGACGTCGGCGCGTTGGCCGGGATGACGTTGGATGCGGCGACCGCCGCGATGCAGCAGGTGCGCGTCACCGTCGGCGACCCGCAGTACGTGTTCACCGACGCCGCCGACGGCACCGTCGTCGCCGCGTCCGTCACCCCTGCCGCCGGAGGCGACGCGATCGACTGTTCGAACGGCTGCACCCTGCACGAAGGCGACGGTGCGAGCTTCACCGTCTCCCGCGGCCCGGTTCCCGATGTGGCCGGCATGAGCGTGTCGGACGCGACGAAGACCCTGTCGGCCGTCGGTCTGACGGTGTCCGGTGACAGCGCGTCTCAGACGAGCGAGACGATCGATGAGGGTCGCGTCATCGGGATCTCCGCTCGTGAGGGCGGCGGCGACTGGCGTCCGAATGACACCGTGCAGCTCATCATCTCGGACGGCCCTCCCCTGTTCCCTGTGCCCAACGTCGTCGGCATGACGCTCACCGAGGCGAAGAAGACGCTCGAGGCGGCCGGATTCAAGGCGAAGTACGCGGGCTATTGGGACGCCGCGCCGAACGTCGCGAAGGTCGTCTCGCAGGACCCGACCGACGAGGACAAAATCCGCAAGAACGCGAACGTGAGCCTCGTCCTCAGCCTGACCGGCTGA
- a CDS encoding ROK family glucokinase, with product MFAVGIDIGGTKIAGGVVDEHGTIVRRARVATPTDVTGIEVAVAQMITELSAGEQLVAGVAAAGFIDRERSTVYFAPNIAWRDEPLRERIEQRTGARVHIENDANAAGWAEYRFGAGEDLRDVVMLTLGTGVGGAVVVDGNLLSGGHGVAAELGHMRLVPEGRTCGCGQRGCLEVYGSGRALQLEAREIAVDAEFGIGARLAAASREQGGLTGSAISRLVQDGDPGALEALRRIAVAVGTACGGLAAILDPERFVIGGGVSQLGDVLLEPMREAFAAAMPAYGYRPVADFQVARLTNDAGVIGVADLARRRAVAGG from the coding sequence GTGTTCGCAGTGGGAATCGACATCGGCGGAACGAAGATCGCCGGTGGCGTGGTCGACGAGCACGGCACCATCGTCCGCAGGGCGCGTGTCGCGACCCCCACGGATGTGACGGGCATCGAGGTCGCCGTGGCGCAGATGATCACGGAACTGTCGGCGGGCGAGCAGCTCGTGGCCGGCGTCGCAGCTGCCGGATTCATCGACCGGGAGCGTTCGACCGTCTACTTCGCTCCCAACATCGCCTGGCGCGACGAGCCGCTGCGCGAGCGCATCGAGCAGCGCACCGGCGCGCGGGTTCACATCGAGAACGACGCCAACGCGGCGGGCTGGGCGGAGTACCGCTTCGGGGCCGGCGAGGATCTACGGGATGTCGTCATGCTGACGCTCGGTACGGGCGTCGGCGGCGCTGTCGTGGTCGACGGCAATCTCCTCTCCGGCGGTCACGGCGTGGCCGCGGAGCTCGGGCACATGCGCCTCGTGCCCGAGGGTCGAACGTGCGGATGCGGTCAGCGCGGCTGTCTCGAGGTGTACGGCTCGGGTCGTGCTCTGCAACTCGAGGCGCGGGAGATCGCCGTCGACGCCGAGTTCGGCATCGGCGCGCGCCTCGCCGCCGCGTCCCGCGAGCAGGGCGGCCTCACCGGATCCGCCATCTCCCGGCTGGTCCAGGACGGCGACCCCGGCGCGCTCGAGGCGCTCCGCCGCATCGCGGTCGCCGTCGGCACGGCGTGCGGCGGGCTCGCCGCCATCCTCGACCCGGAGCGTTTCGTCATCGGCGGGGGAGTGTCGCAGCTCGGCGACGTGCTGCTGGAGCCGATGCGGGAGGCCTTCGCCGCCGCGATGCCCGCGTATGGTTATCGTCCGGTCGCCGATTTCCAGGTGGCCCGTCTCACGAACGATGCCGGCGTGATCGGTGTCGCGGATCTGGCTCGACGTCGGGCGGTCGCAGGGGGCTGA
- the def gene encoding peptide deformylase — MTVRAIRLFGDPVLKSRASEIVDIDEGIQALVRDLVETVELPGRAGVAAPQIGVGLRAFSYNVDGEIGYILNPVLVEVSGEPQLTGEGCLSVPGLWHDVLRYPYAKVVGIDLDGNELVLEGEGLMAQALQHETDHLDGMLYLDRLDKERRRVALREVRESDWF; from the coding sequence ATGACGGTTCGCGCCATTCGACTCTTCGGGGATCCCGTGCTGAAGAGCCGCGCGAGCGAGATCGTCGACATCGATGAGGGCATTCAGGCGCTCGTGCGCGATCTCGTCGAGACCGTCGAGCTGCCCGGCCGAGCAGGGGTCGCCGCTCCGCAGATCGGTGTGGGCCTGCGGGCGTTCAGTTACAACGTCGACGGCGAGATCGGATACATCCTGAACCCGGTCCTGGTGGAGGTCTCGGGTGAGCCGCAGCTGACGGGCGAGGGGTGCCTCTCGGTGCCGGGTCTGTGGCACGACGTCCTGCGGTACCCGTACGCGAAGGTCGTCGGGATCGATCTCGACGGGAACGAGCTCGTGCTGGAAGGCGAGGGCCTCATGGCGCAGGCGCTGCAGCACGAGACCGACCACCTCGACGGGATGCTGTACCTGGACCGGCTCGACAAGGAGCGCCGGCGGGTGGCCCTGCGCGAGGTGCGCGAGAGCGACTGGTTCTGA
- a CDS encoding class II 3-deoxy-7-phosphoheptulonate synthase, whose translation MPHSLDPLDHWRSLPIKQQPSWPDADAVAAVSAELATLPPLVFAGEVDRLRDRLATAASGRAFLLQGGDCAETFAGATAEQIRNRIKTLLQMAVVLTYGASMPVVKMGRMAGQFAKPRSSDSETRGDVTLPAYRGDIVNGYDFTEGSRTADPRRLEKAYHTAASTLNLIRAFTQGGFADLREVHSWNRGFAENPANQRYEGLAAEIDRAIKFMEAAGADFDELRHVEFYTGHEGLLMDYERPLTRIDSRTGTPYNTSAHFLWIGERTRDLDGAHVDYFSKIRNPIGVKLGPSTTPETALALIDKLDPEREPGRLTFITRMGAGKIRDALPPLLEAVKDAGASPLWVTDPMHGNGITTPTGYKTRRFDDVVDEVRGFFEAHRATGTHPGGIHVELTGDDVTECLGGSEMIDEATLATRYESLCDPRLNHMQSLELAFLVAEELEKR comes from the coding sequence ATGCCCCACAGCTTGGACCCGCTCGATCACTGGCGCTCGCTGCCGATCAAGCAGCAGCCCTCCTGGCCCGACGCCGACGCTGTCGCGGCCGTCTCGGCCGAACTCGCCACCCTTCCGCCGCTCGTCTTCGCGGGCGAGGTCGACCGCCTTCGCGACCGCCTCGCAACCGCGGCCTCCGGGCGCGCGTTCCTCCTGCAGGGCGGCGACTGCGCCGAGACGTTCGCCGGTGCCACGGCCGAGCAGATCCGCAACCGCATCAAGACGCTGCTGCAGATGGCGGTGGTGCTGACGTACGGCGCGTCCATGCCGGTCGTGAAGATGGGGCGTATGGCGGGCCAGTTCGCCAAGCCGCGCTCGAGCGACAGCGAGACGCGCGGCGACGTCACCCTGCCGGCATACCGTGGCGACATCGTGAACGGCTACGACTTTACGGAGGGCTCGCGCACCGCCGACCCCCGACGGCTGGAGAAGGCCTACCACACGGCCGCGTCGACGCTGAACCTCATCCGCGCGTTCACACAGGGTGGTTTCGCCGATCTCCGCGAGGTCCACAGCTGGAACCGCGGCTTCGCCGAGAACCCCGCCAACCAACGCTACGAGGGACTGGCGGCGGAGATCGATCGCGCCATCAAGTTCATGGAGGCGGCCGGAGCCGACTTCGACGAGCTGCGCCACGTCGAGTTCTACACCGGCCATGAGGGCCTGCTCATGGACTACGAGCGGCCGCTGACCCGCATCGACTCCCGCACGGGCACGCCGTACAACACGTCGGCTCACTTCCTGTGGATCGGGGAGCGCACGCGCGATCTCGACGGTGCCCACGTCGACTACTTCTCGAAGATCCGCAACCCCATCGGGGTGAAGCTCGGTCCTTCGACGACCCCCGAGACCGCGCTGGCGCTCATCGACAAGCTCGACCCCGAACGGGAGCCGGGCCGTCTCACCTTCATCACCCGGATGGGCGCGGGCAAGATCCGCGACGCACTGCCGCCGCTGCTGGAGGCCGTGAAGGATGCGGGTGCCTCACCGCTGTGGGTCACCGACCCGATGCACGGCAACGGCATCACCACGCCCACCGGCTACAAGACGCGTCGCTTCGACGACGTGGTCGACGAGGTGCGCGGCTTCTTCGAGGCGCACCGGGCCACGGGCACCCACCCGGGCGGCATCCACGTCGAGCTCACCGGCGACGACGTGACCGAGTGCCTGGGCGGCTCCGAGATGATCGACGAGGCGACCCTCGCGACTCGCTACGAGAGCCTGTGCGATCCGCGCCTGAACCACATGCAGAGCCTGGAGCTCGCCTTCCTCGTGGCCGAGGAGCTCGAGAAGCGCTGA
- a CDS encoding 1-acyl-sn-glycerol-3-phosphate acyltransferase: MFYWLMKYIVIGPIVKAIFRPWIVGRRNIPANGAAILASNHLSFADSIFLPLMIDRPMTFLAKSDYFTGRGIKGWATRVFFKATGQIPIDRSGGKASEGSLNTGLQVLGRGDLLGIYPEGTRSPDGRLYRGRTGIARMALEARVPVIPVVMVDTDAVMPIGRRLPRIGRVGIVIGEPLDFSRFAGMEGDRYVLRSVTDEIMVALQRLGAQRYDDVYASTVKDRLATSSSHGLDTPAASLD, encoded by the coding sequence ATGTTCTACTGGCTGATGAAGTACATCGTGATCGGACCGATCGTGAAGGCGATCTTCCGGCCGTGGATCGTGGGCCGGCGCAACATCCCCGCAAACGGTGCGGCCATCCTCGCCAGCAACCACCTCTCCTTCGCGGACTCGATCTTCCTGCCGCTGATGATCGACCGGCCGATGACCTTCCTCGCCAAGAGCGATTACTTCACCGGCCGCGGCATCAAGGGCTGGGCGACGCGTGTCTTCTTCAAGGCGACAGGCCAGATCCCGATCGATCGCTCGGGCGGGAAAGCCTCGGAGGGTTCGCTCAACACGGGTCTGCAGGTGCTCGGCCGGGGAGACCTGCTGGGCATTTACCCGGAGGGCACGCGCAGCCCCGACGGACGCCTGTACCGCGGGCGCACGGGCATCGCGCGCATGGCGCTGGAGGCCCGCGTCCCCGTCATCCCGGTCGTGATGGTCGACACCGACGCGGTCATGCCGATCGGCCGGCGTCTTCCGCGCATCGGCCGCGTCGGCATCGTGATCGGCGAGCCGCTGGATTTCTCCCGGTTCGCCGGGATGGAGGGCGACCGCTACGTTCTCCGGTCGGTCACCGACGAGATCATGGTCGCTCTGCAGCGTCTGGGCGCGCAGCGTTACGACGACGTCTACGCCTCCACGGTCAAGGACCGGCTGGCGACGTCCTCGTCGCACGGGCTCGACACGCCCGCGGCGTCGCTAGACTGA